AGTCACCCCGCCGCTTCCGCCAGTGTCCCGCGCCCCGTTTTCCTTGAATAAACCAGGCTGCAGAACCCCAGGCCGACGGAGAAAGCGGTCCCTATCGCCGCCAGCAGCAGCATGCCGCCCGATTCGAAGAGGAATCCCGTCACCAGGCTGGCCGAACTCGCCGACAGCGCGATGAACATCTCGTTGACGCCCTGCACACGGCCCCGTTCCAGGGGCGCGAGCGCGTTTGAAAGGAGGGAAGAGCCGGCGATGAAGCAGAAGTTCCACCCCAGGCCAAGGAGGAAAAGGGCAATCGTCAGGGGGATGAACCGGGGAGAAACCGGGGTTATCACGCAGGAAACGACGAGGATGAGCACGCCCCACTTCACGATGGCGTGCTGCCCCCACCGGATGATCAGCCGCCCGGTGATACCGGAAACGCCGAACATGCCGATGGCGTGCGCCATGATGACCCACGAGATCAGCCAGGTGCCATGATCGTGGTGGCTCATGTGCAGGGGCGTGATCACCATGAGCAACGTCATGACGAACTGGCCGATCACCATGGCCGCGATCCCGTACCGGACGTGCACGTTGCGGAGGATCTCCCGTACGGGACGCGCAGTCGACGCGTCGATTTCCGATTCGGCGGATGGTTTGATGCGCTGGGCGAGGTCGAGCGGGTCGGGGCGGACCAGGAAGAGGGTCAGCAGCACCGCCGCCAGGCTCAGGCCCACGCCGACGACGAAGGGCCCCGACATGGGCGGATAGCCGTACTGCGCGATCCAGATCCCCGCGGGCGCCACCATCATGGCGCCGCCGATGGCGCTGATGGTGCCGGCGGACACGATTCGGCCGATGATGCGCGCCCGTTCGTCTTCGGGATAGATTTCCGCGCCGATGAACCGCGCCTGCTCACTGGAGCTGCGCGCCATGCCCGCGAAAAAAGACGCGACGCAGAATCCCGCAAAGGAATGGACGGCGACGCTGAGGAAACTGGCCGCGGCGGCGATCAGGGACGACAGGTATCCGGCTGCAAGCCCGGCCCGGCGGCCCAGGCGGTCCATGATCCAGCCGAAGGGGAAGGCGCTGATCGAGCGCGCGAGAAAGGCGATGGTCATGGGCACGCCCGTCATGCGCTCGCTGTCGGACAACTGCGCCGCCAGGATGGGCACGACGGTGAATGCCGCGACCTGGGTGGCGCCGAAGAGGGCCTGGGTGACGAAGAGGGTGTGGGTGATCCGGCTGCGGACCGACTGAAGCTGTTCCGGTTCCATTGTGCTCCCGCGGCCCGTTACTCATGCCGTTCCGCCGCTGGTAACTCCTCTCCCGATCAGATGACTTCCAGCTGATCCCGG
The window above is part of the Gemmatimonadota bacterium genome. Proteins encoded here:
- a CDS encoding MFS transporter; translation: MEPEQLQSVRSRITHTLFVTQALFGATQVAAFTVVPILAAQLSDSERMTGVPMTIAFLARSISAFPFGWIMDRLGRRAGLAAGYLSSLIAAAASFLSVAVHSFAGFCVASFFAGMARSSSEQARFIGAEIYPEDERARIIGRIVSAGTISAIGGAMMVAPAGIWIAQYGYPPMSGPFVVGVGLSLAAVLLTLFLVRPDPLDLAQRIKPSAESEIDASTARPVREILRNVHVRYGIAAMVIGQFVMTLLMVITPLHMSHHDHGTWLISWVIMAHAIGMFGVSGITGRLIIRWGQHAIVKWGVLILVVSCVITPVSPRFIPLTIALFLLGLGWNFCFIAGSSLLSNALAPLERGRVQGVNEMFIALSASSASLVTGFLFESGGMLLLAAIGTAFSVGLGFCSLVYSRKTGRGTLAEAAG